One Mycolicibacter sp. MU0083 DNA window includes the following coding sequences:
- a CDS encoding ATP-binding cassette domain-containing protein — protein sequence MAVTARGITMTGPWGRVFGPLDLDVPAGGTSVLIGPPGSGRTALMMNLAGRMQPSTGTLTVLGHTKARAIFGVAALAGIEQLDEIFESVTVRDLITEQIRWDAPWYRLVRRAGEAERDAVCRPVFGDLPLPRLDDYVEHLDELTGLLLRIALANTKRPPLLVVGSVDEVADDDERATLIERLVALGEQQTVITASANELPEQPGITAQLHVEHLRRAELLHGRHEKRDD from the coding sequence ATGGCGGTGACGGCGCGCGGTATCACGATGACCGGGCCGTGGGGGCGGGTCTTCGGGCCCCTGGACCTCGACGTTCCGGCCGGCGGGACCTCGGTGCTGATCGGGCCGCCCGGCTCGGGGCGCACCGCGTTGATGATGAACCTGGCGGGCCGGATGCAGCCGTCGACGGGCACGCTCACCGTGCTCGGCCACACCAAGGCCCGCGCCATCTTCGGTGTCGCCGCCCTGGCCGGTATCGAACAACTCGACGAGATCTTCGAATCCGTCACCGTCCGGGATCTGATCACCGAACAGATCCGCTGGGATGCACCCTGGTACCGGCTGGTGCGCCGCGCCGGCGAGGCCGAGCGGGACGCGGTGTGCCGCCCGGTCTTCGGCGACCTACCGCTGCCGCGACTGGACGACTACGTCGAGCATCTCGACGAGCTGACCGGGCTGCTGCTGCGGATCGCGCTGGCCAACACCAAACGACCTCCGCTGCTGGTGGTCGGCAGCGTCGACGAGGTCGCCGACGACGACGAACGGGCCACCCTGATCGAGCGGTTGGTCGCGTTGGGGGAGCAGCAGACGGTCATCACCGCGTCGGCCAACGAACTGCCCGAACAGCCCGGAATCACCGCGCAGCTTCATGTCGAGCATCTGCGGCGCGCCGAACTGCTCCACGGTCGACACGAGAAGAGGGACGACTGA
- a CDS encoding carboxylesterase/lipase family protein, which yields MHKHPVQARISTGVVEGFARDGVRRWRSIPYARPPVGTLRFRAPQPPEPWSGVRHCHGFTNCAPQEKSYTLLGPGRFQPTGEDCLTLNVTAPRDTAAGDLPVMVFIHGGGYIMGSSATPIYDGAALARRGCIYVSVNYRLGALGCLDLSSLSTSEVRLDSNLYLRDLVLALRWVRENIAVFGGDPDNVTIFGESAGAHAVATLLAVPEAEGLFARAIAESPAAGLVRDTEIAAEFAVRFAALLGVRPSDAAQALLRVSPAELLAAQDRLIADGNRDMLGAFPIGPVSGDDLLPVDPLEAMRQGTAHRVPLIVGSNADEGRLFTRFLKLLPVDEEMVEAVLAGTDAGVRDRIVSAYPDYPNRAACVRLGGDFAFNVAVWEIAEAHGAHAPTYVYRYDYAPRMLRWAGMGATHATELFAVFDVYRSGGFGRLLTAGADRRTALQVSRQVQGRWSAFGRTGTPGEGWPVYTADERAVLVIDRTSRLEYDPAAERRKAWRGFTLVR from the coding sequence ATGCATAAACACCCTGTGCAGGCCCGTATCTCCACCGGCGTGGTGGAGGGTTTCGCACGGGACGGGGTACGCCGATGGCGGTCGATTCCGTACGCCCGTCCGCCGGTGGGCACTTTGCGGTTTCGGGCACCCCAACCGCCCGAGCCCTGGTCGGGGGTGCGCCACTGCCATGGCTTCACCAATTGCGCCCCGCAGGAGAAGTCCTACACGCTCCTGGGCCCCGGCCGATTCCAGCCGACCGGCGAGGACTGCCTGACCCTCAACGTGACCGCTCCTCGGGACACCGCAGCGGGCGACCTCCCGGTGATGGTGTTCATCCACGGCGGCGGTTACATCATGGGTAGCTCGGCGACCCCGATCTACGACGGCGCGGCGCTGGCACGCCGCGGCTGCATCTACGTCTCGGTCAACTATCGGCTGGGCGCTCTCGGGTGCCTGGATCTGTCCTCGCTGTCGACCTCCGAGGTGAGGTTGGACAGCAATCTGTACCTGCGCGACCTGGTGCTGGCCCTGCGGTGGGTGCGCGAGAACATCGCGGTGTTCGGCGGCGACCCGGACAACGTGACGATCTTCGGGGAGAGCGCGGGGGCGCACGCCGTCGCCACCCTATTGGCGGTTCCCGAGGCGGAGGGCCTGTTCGCCCGGGCGATCGCCGAGAGCCCCGCCGCCGGACTGGTGCGGGACACCGAGATCGCCGCAGAATTCGCGGTCCGGTTCGCGGCGTTGCTGGGGGTGCGTCCCTCCGACGCCGCGCAGGCCCTGCTGCGGGTGTCGCCGGCCGAGCTGCTGGCCGCCCAGGACCGTTTGATCGCCGACGGCAACCGCGACATGCTGGGGGCGTTCCCCATCGGCCCGGTCTCCGGGGACGATCTGCTGCCGGTGGATCCACTCGAAGCGATGCGGCAGGGCACCGCGCACCGGGTGCCGCTGATCGTCGGCAGCAACGCCGACGAGGGCCGACTGTTCACCCGCTTCCTAAAGCTGCTGCCGGTGGACGAGGAGATGGTCGAGGCGGTGCTGGCCGGGACCGACGCCGGGGTACGCGATCGCATCGTCTCGGCCTACCCGGACTATCCGAATCGTGCGGCCTGTGTGCGCCTCGGCGGTGACTTCGCGTTCAACGTCGCGGTGTGGGAGATCGCCGAGGCCCACGGCGCGCATGCCCCCACCTACGTCTACCGCTACGACTACGCGCCGCGGATGCTGCGCTGGGCGGGGATGGGCGCCACCCATGCCACCGAACTGTTCGCGGTGTTCGACGTCTATCGCAGCGGCGGCTTCGGCAGGCTGCTGACCGCCGGTGCCGACCGGCGAACCGCCCTGCAGGTCAGCCGGCAGGTGCAGGGCCGGTGGAGCGCGTTCGGTCGGACGGGCACCCCTGGCGAGGGGTGGCCGGTCTACACAGCCGATGAGCGGGCGGTGCTGGTGATCGACCGCACGTCACGGCTGGAATACGATCCGGCCGCCGAACGCCGAAAGGCTTGGCGCGGCTTCACATTGGTGCGCTGA
- a CDS encoding isochorismatase family protein — protein sequence MRALIIVDVQNDFCDGGALPVPGAVAIAHDISRYVDSPDGRARYAHVVATRDSHVDPGPHFSEDPDFGTSWPRHCLAGTPGAKLHPALDTDRIEAVFRKGAYDAGYSGFDGVDDDGTRLGDWLRRHAVDNVELVGVATDYCVRRTAEDAVREGFSTAVLLPLTAGVAADSTAAALAAMRAAGVTVVEAA from the coding sequence ATGCGGGCCTTGATCATCGTCGACGTGCAGAACGATTTCTGCGACGGCGGTGCGTTGCCGGTGCCCGGCGCGGTGGCGATCGCCCACGACATCAGCCGATACGTCGACAGTCCGGACGGGCGCGCCCGCTACGCCCATGTGGTGGCGACCCGGGACAGCCACGTCGATCCCGGACCGCACTTCTCCGAAGATCCGGACTTCGGCACATCCTGGCCGCGGCATTGCCTCGCCGGAACCCCCGGGGCGAAACTGCATCCCGCGCTCGACACCGACCGCATCGAGGCCGTCTTCCGCAAGGGTGCCTACGACGCCGGCTACAGCGGTTTCGACGGCGTCGACGACGACGGCACCCGGCTGGGGGACTGGCTGCGCCGACACGCTGTCGACAATGTCGAGTTGGTCGGCGTCGCAACCGACTACTGCGTCCGACGCACTGCCGAAGACGCCGTCCGCGAAGGCTTTTCGACCGCGGTCCTGCTGCCGCTGACCGCCGGGGTGGCGGCCGATTCCACCGCCGCCGCGCTGGCGGCGATGCGAGCCGCCGGCGTCACGGTGGTGGAGGCCGCCTGA
- a CDS encoding RNA polymerase-binding protein RbpA, with product MADRVLRGSRLGAVSYETDRNHDLAPRRMARYRTDNGEEFEVPFADDAEIPGTWMCRNGLEGTLLEGDLPEPKKVKPPRTHWDMLLERRSIEELEELLKERLDLIKTKRRG from the coding sequence ATGGCTGATCGTGTTCTGCGGGGCAGTCGGCTGGGAGCCGTGAGCTACGAGACCGACCGTAACCATGACCTGGCGCCGCGCCGCATGGCCCGGTATCGCACGGACAACGGCGAAGAGTTCGAGGTGCCCTTCGCCGACGATGCGGAGATCCCCGGCACCTGGATGTGCCGCAACGGTTTGGAAGGCACCCTGCTCGAAGGCGACCTGCCCGAGCCCAAGAAGGTCAAGCCGCCGCGCACCCACTGGGACATGCTGCTGGAGCGCCGCTCGATCGAGGAACTCGAAGAACTACTCAAAGAGCGCCTCGACCTGATCAAGACCAAGCGGCGCGGCTAG
- a CDS encoding polyprenol monophosphomannose synthase has protein sequence MSERPSLHTLVVIPTYNELENLPLILDRLQQSRPDVHVLVVDDGSPDGTGKLADERAAADPARIHVMHRTSKAGLGAAYLAGFAWGLERDYEVIVEMDADGSHAPEQLYRLLDAIDSGADLAIGSRYVDGGTVRNWPLRRLVLSKTANTYARLLLGVGIHDITAGYRAYRRGVLEKIGLDAVESKGYCFQVDLTWRAVNEGFTITEVPITFTERELGVSKMSGSNIREAMVKVARWGIGGRVNRLRGART, from the coding sequence ATGAGTGAGCGTCCCAGCCTGCACACGCTGGTGGTCATACCCACCTACAACGAGTTGGAGAACCTGCCGCTCATCCTCGATCGGCTGCAGCAGTCCCGCCCGGACGTCCACGTCCTGGTCGTCGACGACGGTAGCCCCGACGGCACCGGGAAACTCGCCGACGAACGCGCCGCCGCCGACCCCGCCCGCATCCACGTGATGCACCGGACCTCTAAAGCCGGGTTGGGTGCGGCCTATTTGGCCGGGTTCGCATGGGGCCTGGAACGCGATTACGAGGTGATCGTGGAGATGGACGCCGACGGCAGCCACGCGCCCGAACAGCTCTACCGCCTGTTGGACGCCATCGACTCCGGTGCTGATCTGGCGATCGGCTCCCGGTACGTCGACGGGGGGACGGTCCGTAACTGGCCGCTGCGCCGCCTGGTGCTGTCCAAGACCGCGAACACCTACGCCCGCCTGCTGCTCGGGGTCGGAATTCACGACATCACCGCCGGTTACCGCGCCTACCGCCGCGGTGTGCTGGAGAAGATCGGACTCGATGCGGTCGAGTCCAAGGGGTACTGCTTCCAGGTGGATCTCACCTGGCGGGCCGTCAACGAGGGCTTCACCATCACCGAGGTGCCCATCACCTTCACCGAGCGTGAGCTGGGGGTATCGAAGATGAGCGGGTCCAATATCCGCGAGGCGATGGTGAAGGTCGCCCGGTGGGGGATCGGCGGCCGGGTGAATCGCCTCCGGGGCGCTCGTACCTGA
- the ric gene encoding iron-sulfur cluster repair di-iron protein, whose product MAAFSSDQILGDIVTIDPATTRILSRFGIDFCCHGQRSLAQACAADGVDPQEVVAALNAAEPGGPADWADYDDVALIAHIVSTHHRFLWDEFPRLAELVDKVARVHGPNHAELVRVRDVFHQLRAGMEPHLRTEETLLFPEISLHAGRPDRALPEQMHAQLAENQQEHDRAGHLLAELRDLTDGYRVPQDACASYTAMLAGLADLESDIHLHVHKENNVLFPRVLAAAGQTA is encoded by the coding sequence ATGGCCGCCTTCTCGTCCGATCAGATTCTCGGTGACATCGTCACAATCGATCCAGCCACCACTCGCATCCTCAGCCGGTTCGGGATCGATTTCTGCTGCCACGGACAACGGTCCCTCGCGCAGGCCTGCGCCGCCGACGGCGTGGACCCGCAGGAGGTGGTGGCAGCACTCAACGCCGCCGAACCGGGAGGACCGGCGGACTGGGCGGACTACGACGACGTCGCTCTGATCGCCCACATCGTCAGCACCCACCACCGTTTCCTGTGGGACGAGTTCCCCCGGTTGGCCGAACTGGTCGACAAGGTGGCGCGGGTGCACGGCCCCAACCACGCCGAATTGGTCCGGGTCCGCGACGTCTTCCATCAACTGCGGGCCGGGATGGAACCGCATCTGCGCACCGAGGAGACCCTGCTGTTCCCGGAGATCAGCCTGCACGCCGGACGGCCGGATCGTGCACTGCCGGAGCAGATGCACGCCCAACTGGCCGAGAACCAGCAGGAGCACGACCGGGCCGGCCATCTGCTGGCCGAACTGCGTGACCTCACCGACGGTTACCGGGTTCCCCAAGACGCCTGTGCGAGCTACACCGCGATGTTGGCCGGCCTGGCGGATCTCGAGTCCGACATTCACCTGCATGTGCACAAGGAGAACAACGTGCTCTTCCCGCGGGTCTTGGCCGCGGCCGGCCAGACCGCCTGA
- a CDS encoding DoxX family protein, whose translation MNLATGSLITVALTAAITIAIAIADFIPARFVLANSAQVGVPRSWLPVLGALKLAGGIGLLAGLAGFRVLGVAAAAGLVAFFIGAIVTHIRAKVFYNIGFPGLYLLASAASLSMLLA comes from the coding sequence GTGAACCTTGCGACCGGTTCCCTGATCACGGTGGCGCTGACCGCGGCCATCACCATCGCCATCGCCATCGCCGATTTCATTCCGGCGCGCTTCGTACTCGCCAACTCCGCGCAGGTGGGGGTGCCGCGGTCGTGGCTGCCGGTGTTGGGCGCGCTGAAGCTGGCCGGGGGTATCGGGCTGCTCGCCGGGTTGGCGGGCTTCCGGGTACTCGGTGTAGCCGCCGCCGCCGGTCTGGTGGCCTTCTTCATCGGGGCGATCGTGACGCATATCCGGGCCAAGGTGTTCTACAACATCGGGTTTCCGGGGTTGTATCTGCTGGCGTCGGCGGCATCGCTGTCGATGCTGCTGGCCTGA
- a CDS encoding TOBE domain-containing protein: protein MPSFRIAEVAELLGVSDDTVRRWIDSGRLSVVSGSGPRMVDGAELAQFAQERAAVEPVSRNPVVGQSARNRMVGLVTKITRDTVMAQVEIQAGPFRLVSLVSREAADELQLQPGSLVVASVKATNVVVELPRRAGSASHADPGAEFG, encoded by the coding sequence GTGCCGAGTTTTCGAATCGCCGAGGTCGCCGAGCTACTCGGAGTCAGTGACGACACCGTCAGACGGTGGATCGATTCCGGTCGACTGTCGGTGGTGTCCGGCAGCGGCCCCCGCATGGTCGACGGCGCCGAGCTGGCACAGTTCGCTCAGGAACGTGCCGCGGTGGAACCGGTGTCACGGAATCCGGTGGTCGGCCAGTCCGCCCGCAATCGGATGGTCGGTCTGGTCACCAAGATCACCCGCGACACCGTGATGGCGCAGGTGGAAATCCAGGCCGGACCGTTCCGGCTGGTGTCGCTGGTCAGCCGGGAGGCTGCCGACGAACTGCAGCTACAACCCGGCAGCCTGGTCGTCGCCTCGGTCAAGGCCACCAATGTGGTCGTCGAGCTGCCGAGGCGGGCCGGTTCCGCCAGCCATGCCGACCCCGGTGCCGAATTCGGCTGA
- a CDS encoding RDD family protein — protein MTTGDFGPNGPGYGPGYGQPGGYPPPQGWGPQPGWGQKPGGLGRRFWARVIDGLLVGLVSGLLSLLVFSDDYPFLVTGLFSGVLTFGYFVLFEVAQGATPAKRLLGLRVYGPDGVSNPTAGQSAMRNAFTLLAVVPYLGPLLAFVAYVVIAVTISGSPSKQGKHDELAGGTRVTRS, from the coding sequence ATGACAACCGGTGATTTCGGCCCGAACGGTCCCGGGTATGGCCCCGGATACGGTCAGCCCGGCGGTTACCCGCCGCCGCAGGGTTGGGGCCCGCAGCCCGGCTGGGGGCAGAAGCCGGGTGGTTTGGGACGGCGTTTCTGGGCCCGCGTGATCGACGGGCTGCTGGTCGGACTGGTCTCGGGGCTGCTGTCGTTGCTGGTCTTCTCCGACGACTACCCGTTCCTGGTGACCGGACTGTTCTCCGGTGTGCTGACCTTCGGCTATTTCGTGCTGTTCGAGGTGGCGCAGGGAGCCACCCCGGCCAAGCGACTGCTTGGTCTACGGGTGTACGGGCCCGACGGGGTGTCGAATCCGACCGCGGGTCAGTCGGCCATGCGCAACGCGTTCACGTTGCTGGCCGTGGTGCCCTATCTCGGACCGTTGCTGGCCTTCGTGGCCTACGTGGTGATCGCGGTGACCATCAGCGGCAGCCCGAGCAAGCAGGGCAAACACGACGAGCTGGCCGGCGGAACCCGGGTGACGCGTTCCTGA
- the lnt gene encoding apolipoprotein N-acyltransferase: protein MAETTTPTDPADDVAGDSARVGPNRWERLGVAAADRWAQLAATVTAGMLLRSSFAPLNWWWAAIIAFALLSSVLVYRRTTVVGGFGYGLLFGLAFYLPLLPWVGGLVGPVPWLMLALMCALFPALFGSAAVVVRAVPGWPVWFAVLWAAQEWAKSVFPFGGFPWGIVGYGQTSGPLLPLVALGGVPLLSTAVVLLGCSGTALALEIVRWMRDTPGPAADSRPPAVLIPGLCICLVLLSAVVVWPGVRRSGVGAGDDPSITVAAVQGNVPRLGLDFNAQRREVLDNHVRETLRLADDVTAGRAPQPRFVIWPENASDIDPMMNADAAQQITTAAQAIDAPILVGTVQAAPGWTRENPAASNSVLVWDPHTGPGESHDKRIVQPFGEYLPWRGFFRHLSGYADRAGYFVPGHGDGVLHVAGVPVGVTTCWEVIFDRAPRESVLAGAQILAVPTNNATFDETMSEQQLAFAKVRAVEHDRYVVVAGTTGISAMIAPDGRVLARTGFFEPAHLDGNLRLKTSLTAATRWAPMLQWVLLGAAVAALIAGIRQNGNFMRGRFKGRDFKRRRTGVEAENGRNGADE from the coding sequence ATGGCTGAGACCACCACCCCCACCGACCCGGCGGATGACGTCGCCGGCGACTCGGCGCGGGTCGGTCCGAATCGGTGGGAGCGGTTGGGTGTCGCCGCGGCGGATCGCTGGGCTCAGTTGGCCGCGACGGTCACCGCTGGAATGCTGTTGCGCAGTAGCTTCGCCCCCCTGAACTGGTGGTGGGCGGCGATCATCGCCTTTGCCCTGCTGAGTTCGGTGTTGGTGTACCGGCGGACGACCGTCGTCGGTGGATTCGGCTACGGTCTGCTTTTCGGCCTCGCGTTCTATCTGCCGCTGCTGCCCTGGGTGGGGGGACTGGTCGGTCCGGTGCCCTGGCTGATGCTCGCCCTGATGTGCGCGCTGTTTCCCGCGCTGTTCGGATCCGCTGCGGTCGTGGTGCGCGCGGTGCCCGGCTGGCCGGTCTGGTTCGCCGTGTTGTGGGCGGCGCAGGAGTGGGCGAAATCGGTTTTTCCGTTCGGCGGATTCCCTTGGGGCATCGTGGGATACGGGCAGACCTCCGGGCCGCTGCTGCCGCTGGTCGCCCTCGGCGGGGTACCGCTGCTGTCGACGGCCGTGGTGCTGCTGGGCTGCTCCGGCACCGCACTGGCCCTGGAGATCGTGCGCTGGATGCGGGACACCCCAGGGCCCGCAGCGGATTCGCGACCGCCTGCGGTGCTGATTCCGGGATTGTGCATCTGTCTGGTGCTGCTCTCCGCGGTCGTGGTGTGGCCCGGAGTTCGCCGCTCCGGTGTCGGCGCCGGCGACGACCCGTCCATCACGGTGGCCGCCGTGCAGGGCAACGTGCCGCGCCTCGGCTTGGATTTCAATGCGCAGCGCCGTGAGGTGCTCGACAACCACGTCCGCGAAACGCTGCGGTTGGCCGACGACGTCACGGCCGGGCGGGCACCGCAGCCCCGGTTCGTGATCTGGCCGGAGAACGCCTCGGACATCGACCCGATGATGAACGCCGATGCCGCGCAACAGATCACCACCGCGGCGCAGGCGATCGACGCACCGATCCTGGTGGGCACCGTGCAGGCCGCGCCGGGTTGGACCCGGGAGAACCCGGCGGCATCCAATTCGGTGCTGGTGTGGGATCCGCATACCGGACCGGGGGAGAGTCACGACAAACGGATCGTGCAACCGTTCGGTGAGTACCTGCCCTGGCGCGGGTTCTTCCGCCACCTCTCCGGCTACGCCGACCGCGCGGGGTATTTCGTCCCGGGTCACGGCGACGGTGTGCTGCACGTCGCCGGTGTTCCGGTCGGCGTGACCACCTGCTGGGAGGTGATCTTCGACCGGGCACCCCGTGAATCGGTGCTCGCCGGCGCCCAGATCCTGGCCGTGCCCACGAACAACGCCACGTTCGACGAGACGATGAGCGAGCAGCAGTTGGCGTTCGCCAAGGTGCGCGCCGTCGAGCACGACCGCTACGTCGTCGTCGCCGGGACCACCGGGATCAGCGCGATGATCGCCCCCGACGGTCGCGTACTTGCCCGCACCGGGTTCTTCGAGCCCGCCCACCTCGATGGGAACCTGCGGTTGAAGACGTCGTTGACGGCGGCGACCCGGTGGGCGCCGATGCTGCAATGGGTGCTGCTGGGTGCGGCCGTTGCGGCTTTGATCGCCGGCATACGGCAAAATGGAAACTTCATGCGCGGTCGGTTCAAGGGGCGCGATTTCAAACGGCGCCGCACCGGCGTCGAAGCGGAGAACGGGAGGAACGGCGCCGATGAGTGA
- a CDS encoding FxsA family protein, translating to MASAVLRVFGLYVVVELAAVATLIWAIGFGWTTLLVLGIFLAGVLLASGQIKRQFRRVRTRAGGGALADGGLVAAGTVLVLVPGPVTTLAGLLLLAPPTRAAARPVLAALAATTLGRHTPLVAAATIGHQWYNSRRGAGHRADYIDAEWLDVTDVTGHPQRALSVGRSAAGGNP from the coding sequence ATGGCGAGTGCTGTGCTACGAGTCTTCGGGCTCTACGTCGTGGTCGAGTTGGCGGCTGTTGCGACGCTGATCTGGGCGATCGGGTTCGGCTGGACGACACTGCTGGTGTTGGGCATCTTCCTGGCGGGAGTGTTGCTGGCGAGCGGCCAGATCAAGCGCCAGTTCCGTCGGGTCCGCACCCGCGCCGGCGGTGGTGCACTGGCCGACGGCGGACTGGTGGCGGCGGGGACCGTGTTGGTGTTGGTGCCGGGCCCGGTGACCACGCTGGCCGGTCTTCTGCTGTTGGCGCCGCCGACCCGCGCGGCCGCCCGGCCGGTGTTGGCCGCCCTCGCAGCCACCACGCTGGGCAGGCACACACCGCTGGTCGCTGCGGCGACCATCGGTCACCAGTGGTACAACTCCCGCCGCGGAGCCGGGCACCGTGCCGACTACATCGACGCCGAATGGCTCGACGTCACCGACGTGACCGGCCACCCGCAGCGGGCGCTGTCGGTCGGGCGCTCCGCCGCCGGCGGCAACCCGTAA
- a CDS encoding amidohydrolase: protein MAVRDGVVAWLGSDSVGVEQFPHAEVLDLDGALVTPAFVDSHVHLTETGLCHTGLDLRPATSARHCLQLIADYAAAHPSGPLRGHGWDDSGWLDGSALATAAIDAIVGDRPVYLSRADVHSAVASTALRKLVPGLPAGPDADAPLTGDAHHLVRAAAGSLLTAEERSRARTAALDAAAAAGIVAVHECAGAEIGGLDDWLELRALGRDGAGVEVVGYWGEAVTSAARARDLIAETGAHGLGGDLFVDGALGSHTAWLHRPYADEPACTGVCHLDLDAVTAHLAACTEAGVTAGFHVIGDAAVTTVVTALERVVEKFGVPAVARCGHRLEHLEMVDAQQAAKLGAWGVIASMQPVFDALWGGDDGMYARRLGAERAAGMNPFALLASQGVPLAFGSDSPVTALDPWAGVRAAAHHRTPGSAISMRAAFAAATRGGWRAAGINDGITGTLVAGAPASYAVWETDRLAVEAPRDTVQRWSTDPRARVPALPVLDSGVSPRCRRTVHRGVVLHG, encoded by the coding sequence ATGGCCGTCCGCGACGGTGTGGTCGCCTGGCTGGGCAGTGACTCCGTCGGTGTCGAACAGTTCCCGCACGCCGAGGTGCTGGACCTCGACGGCGCCCTGGTGACGCCCGCCTTCGTGGACAGTCACGTCCACCTCACCGAGACCGGCCTGTGCCATACCGGCTTGGACCTGCGGCCCGCCACTTCAGCGCGGCATTGCCTGCAGCTGATCGCCGACTACGCAGCGGCCCATCCCAGCGGCCCGCTGCGGGGCCACGGTTGGGACGACTCCGGGTGGCTCGACGGCTCGGCGCTGGCCACCGCGGCGATCGACGCCATCGTGGGGGACCGGCCGGTGTATCTGTCCCGTGCCGATGTGCACTCGGCAGTGGCCTCCACCGCGCTGCGGAAACTGGTGCCCGGCCTTCCGGCCGGACCGGATGCCGATGCGCCCCTGACCGGCGACGCCCACCACCTGGTTCGTGCCGCGGCCGGGTCTCTGCTGACCGCCGAGGAACGGTCTCGGGCCCGTACCGCGGCCCTGGACGCCGCCGCGGCGGCGGGCATCGTCGCGGTGCACGAATGCGCCGGCGCCGAGATCGGTGGCCTCGACGACTGGCTGGAACTACGGGCGCTGGGCCGGGACGGCGCCGGTGTGGAGGTCGTCGGCTATTGGGGTGAAGCCGTCACCAGTGCCGCCCGGGCCCGCGACCTGATCGCCGAGACCGGCGCCCACGGACTCGGCGGCGACCTGTTCGTCGACGGAGCCCTGGGTTCGCACACCGCATGGCTGCACCGGCCCTACGCCGATGAGCCCGCCTGCACCGGCGTCTGCCACCTCGACCTCGATGCGGTCACCGCTCATCTGGCGGCCTGTACCGAGGCGGGGGTGACCGCGGGCTTCCACGTCATCGGTGACGCCGCGGTGACCACCGTGGTGACCGCGCTGGAACGCGTCGTCGAGAAGTTCGGAGTACCGGCGGTGGCACGGTGCGGGCACCGCCTCGAGCACCTGGAGATGGTGGATGCCCAGCAGGCCGCGAAGCTCGGCGCCTGGGGGGTGATCGCCAGCATGCAGCCGGTTTTCGACGCCCTGTGGGGCGGCGACGACGGCATGTACGCCCGACGATTGGGTGCCGAGCGAGCCGCCGGGATGAACCCGTTCGCGCTGTTAGCATCGCAAGGCGTGCCCCTCGCGTTCGGTTCCGACAGCCCGGTGACCGCGCTGGATCCGTGGGCCGGTGTCCGGGCGGCCGCACACCACCGCACACCGGGCAGCGCTATCTCCATGCGTGCCGCGTTCGCGGCGGCGACTCGGGGCGGCTGGCGGGCTGCGGGTATCAACGACGGCATCACCGGAACCCTGGTGGCCGGCGCACCGGCGTCCTATGCGGTGTGGGAGACCGACCGGCTGGCCGTGGAGGCGCCCCGCGACACCGTTCAGCGGTGGTCGACCGATCCGCGGGCCCGGGTGCCCGCGCTGCCGGTCCTGGATTCCGGTGTCAGCCCCCGATGCCGTCGCACCGTGCACCGCGGCGTGGTCCTGCATGGCTGA
- a CDS encoding dienelactone hydrolase family protein encodes MATIEVGTAAGPIDALLDVPDGPGPWPAVVIVHDAIGAARDMRAISERVAGAGYLALSPNLYSRGGRARCITRVFRELLTQRGRALDDIMAAREHLLGMPECSGAVAIAGFCMGGQFALLLGPKGFGAAAPFYGVPLPRHLEQTLDANCPIVASFGARDPIGRGAADRLRGLAEDRRIPHDIKVYPGVGHSFANRLPGQPLLRVAGFGYDEAASADAWERVFGFFGEHLGPTG; translated from the coding sequence ATGGCCACCATCGAAGTCGGTACCGCCGCAGGCCCCATCGACGCACTGCTGGACGTTCCGGACGGGCCCGGGCCGTGGCCCGCGGTGGTGATCGTTCACGACGCGATCGGTGCCGCGCGGGACATGCGGGCGATCTCCGAACGGGTCGCCGGCGCCGGATATCTGGCGCTGTCGCCGAATCTGTATTCCCGGGGCGGCCGGGCCCGCTGCATCACCCGCGTGTTCCGCGAGCTGCTCACCCAGCGCGGCCGCGCCCTCGATGACATCATGGCCGCCCGCGAACATCTGCTGGGCATGCCCGAGTGCTCGGGCGCGGTAGCGATCGCCGGATTCTGCATGGGCGGCCAGTTCGCTTTATTGTTGGGGCCCAAGGGATTCGGTGCTGCCGCCCCGTTCTACGGGGTACCGCTGCCCCGCCACCTGGAACAGACCCTCGACGCGAACTGCCCGATCGTCGCCAGCTTCGGGGCCCGTGATCCGATCGGGCGCGGCGCCGCCGATCGGCTGCGCGGGCTTGCCGAGGATCGACGGATCCCGCACGACATCAAGGTCTACCCGGGCGTGGGGCACAGCTTCGCCAACCGACTGCCGGGCCAGCCACTGCTGCGGGTGGCCGGATTCGGCTATGACGAAGCGGCCAGCGCCGACGCGTGGGAGCGGGTCTTCGGGTTCTTCGGCGAGCACCTCGGCCCGACCGGCTGA